A genomic region of Serratia fonticola contains the following coding sequences:
- the bhsA gene encoding multiple stress resistance protein BhsA, whose product MKNIKFFAAVLLTSASFASIAADQVTSQPAADAQKIGVVSVSGASNLSALEAELANKAAASGANAYRIVSAGGQNKLYGTAEIFN is encoded by the coding sequence ATGAAAAACATCAAATTTTTTGCTGCTGTATTGTTAACTTCCGCTTCTTTCGCCAGCATTGCCGCTGATCAGGTCACCAGCCAGCCAGCAGCCGATGCACAAAAAATCGGTGTGGTTTCTGTAAGCGGTGCCAGTAACCTGAGTGCTCTGGAAGCCGAACTGGCAAACAAAGCCGCCGCATCCGGTGCCAACGCTTACCGCATCGTTTCCGCCGGTGGCCAGAACAAGCTGTACGGCACCGCTGAAATCTTCAACTAA